Proteins found in one Corynebacterium sanguinis genomic segment:
- a CDS encoding TetR/AcrR family transcriptional regulator, whose product MRADAQRKRQLVIDAASHTFRTVPDASITLEGIAKDAGVGIATLYRHFPTRRDLHIACAVDLLDSLEAGLNESLATFEEDPEHHWEELIWRMVEQGTGMLVAALAQQRSGDISPLLLTKLEQVIEQFQLLVRKASHHGLVDPNLTAREIAAELMVITRPQTRTINELFPDVRNRLVQHLLTAWKRPRTARP is encoded by the coding sequence ATGCGAGCCGACGCGCAGCGCAAGCGCCAACTAGTCATAGATGCCGCCAGCCACACTTTCCGCACTGTTCCCGATGCTTCCATCACGCTCGAGGGCATCGCCAAGGACGCGGGGGTCGGGATCGCCACCCTGTACCGGCACTTCCCGACGCGCCGCGACCTCCACATCGCCTGCGCCGTCGACCTGCTGGATTCGCTCGAGGCGGGGCTCAATGAGAGCCTGGCCACCTTTGAGGAGGACCCCGAGCACCACTGGGAGGAACTCATCTGGCGCATGGTGGAACAGGGCACGGGTATGCTCGTCGCAGCGCTTGCCCAGCAGCGCTCAGGCGACATTTCCCCGCTGCTTCTGACCAAGCTCGAGCAGGTAATCGAGCAGTTCCAGCTCCTGGTGCGCAAGGCCTCGCATCACGGCTTGGTCGACCCGAACTTAACGGCACGCGAGATCGCCGCGGAGCTCATGGTGATCACCCGCCCGCAAACGCGCACGATTAATGAGCTGTTCCCGGACGTGCGCAACAGGCTGGTCCAGCACCTTCTGACGGCGTGGAAGCGCCCGAGAACAGCTCGCCCTTAG
- a CDS encoding YhgE/Pip family protein, which produces MISGFHIGSNFRRFAHGFLPPAAIAVVMLIPLIFGGLFVWSYYDPIGNLNRMPVALVNSDEGDAGQRVVDGLLERKPLDFYVVDADEARQGIADGTYYMGVEIPKDFTQSVTSVNTPDPHQAKLNVTLNETNGFIPTMLGNQAATIMTYTVSNTVGEQVANQLFIGFNTVGEGLTEAADGAKRLNEGAAEASDGGQQLDSGAVQLNDGARTLNDGLGKLSDGATQLDDGVSRLQNGATRLDEGIGAASAGADRLADGMVKLSDGTSQLGDGAEQIAGGVDTIASVAPQLSQAQKVYGDILGAVDKVAADLDASTVPGTEGLAQQAHAIAAQLRSGDLATAMDPSTLTKLKALQAGAHEVSRQLNDPNAEYRAGVDEATAGAQALADGLSLLKDGSGTLVAGVATLKDGSSQLVVGARAAADGSSQLAAGTDQLVVGARALSDGLVQLDGGSGELAMRLGDGATQAPRWYDARLDAASQAAGQPVTANSIGDAVTYFGKGLSPFFLSLALWFGGLVMFMVMRPMSRRAVDSGVTPFRALLTTLIPAFIIGFAQAALLWLVQIVFINVSPAHPGAMFLSLWFVSWVFISIILAINVILGVAAGRLVTMALMALQLVASNGLYPPEVQPRFIQWVHVVDPMRFSVDMLRYSLFGHSPGHQRLMTAIMVLTLFALAAWVISSLGLWKHRVIMRKDIHPELEI; this is translated from the coding sequence ATGATCTCCGGCTTCCACATTGGCAGCAACTTCCGCCGCTTCGCCCACGGTTTCTTGCCCCCGGCCGCCATCGCGGTCGTGATGCTGATCCCGCTCATCTTCGGTGGCCTGTTCGTCTGGTCCTACTACGACCCGATCGGCAACCTGAACCGCATGCCCGTGGCGTTGGTCAACTCCGACGAGGGTGACGCGGGCCAGCGCGTTGTCGACGGCCTGCTGGAGCGCAAGCCTTTGGACTTCTATGTCGTCGACGCCGACGAGGCCCGCCAAGGCATCGCCGACGGCACGTACTACATGGGCGTGGAGATCCCGAAGGACTTCACGCAGTCCGTGACCTCGGTAAACACGCCCGACCCGCACCAGGCGAAGCTCAACGTCACGCTGAACGAAACCAACGGTTTCATCCCGACGATGCTGGGCAACCAGGCCGCAACCATCATGACGTACACCGTGTCCAACACGGTGGGTGAGCAGGTGGCCAACCAGCTCTTCATCGGCTTCAACACCGTCGGCGAGGGCCTCACCGAGGCCGCGGACGGCGCCAAACGGCTCAACGAGGGCGCCGCCGAAGCCTCCGACGGTGGCCAGCAGCTTGACAGCGGCGCGGTGCAGCTTAACGACGGCGCGCGCACCCTCAACGACGGCCTCGGCAAGCTCAGCGACGGCGCCACCCAGCTCGACGACGGTGTCAGCCGACTCCAAAACGGCGCCACCCGGCTGGACGAGGGCATCGGCGCGGCCTCGGCCGGCGCAGACCGCCTGGCGGACGGCATGGTGAAGCTTTCCGACGGCACCAGCCAGCTCGGCGATGGCGCCGAGCAGATCGCCGGCGGCGTGGACACCATCGCCTCCGTCGCCCCGCAGCTCTCCCAGGCCCAGAAAGTCTACGGCGACATCCTCGGCGCGGTTGACAAGGTCGCCGCCGACCTCGACGCCTCGACGGTGCCGGGCACCGAGGGGCTCGCCCAGCAGGCGCACGCGATCGCCGCGCAGCTGCGCTCGGGCGATCTGGCCACCGCCATGGACCCCTCGACGCTGACCAAGCTCAAGGCCCTGCAAGCCGGCGCGCACGAGGTGTCCCGTCAGCTCAACGACCCGAACGCCGAATATCGCGCGGGCGTGGACGAGGCGACCGCCGGCGCCCAGGCCCTGGCGGACGGTCTGTCGCTGCTCAAGGACGGTTCCGGGACGCTTGTGGCGGGCGTCGCAACGCTCAAAGATGGCTCCTCGCAGCTGGTGGTAGGCGCCCGCGCCGCCGCCGACGGCTCCTCCCAGCTCGCCGCCGGCACCGACCAGCTCGTTGTCGGCGCGCGGGCCTTAAGCGATGGGCTTGTCCAGCTCGACGGCGGCTCGGGCGAGCTGGCCATGCGGCTTGGCGACGGCGCCACCCAGGCTCCGCGCTGGTACGACGCGCGCCTTGACGCCGCCTCCCAGGCCGCGGGCCAGCCCGTCACCGCGAACTCGATCGGCGACGCGGTGACCTACTTCGGCAAGGGTCTGTCCCCCTTCTTCCTCTCGCTGGCACTCTGGTTCGGCGGCCTGGTGATGTTCATGGTGATGCGGCCGATGTCCCGGCGCGCCGTCGACTCCGGCGTCACCCCCTTCAGGGCGCTGCTGACCACCTTGATCCCCGCCTTCATCATCGGCTTCGCTCAGGCCGCCTTGTTGTGGCTGGTGCAGATCGTGTTCATCAACGTCTCCCCCGCCCACCCCGGCGCGATGTTCCTGTCCCTGTGGTTCGTGTCCTGGGTGTTCATCTCCATCATCTTGGCGATCAACGTCATCCTCGGCGTAGCCGCGGGCCGACTGGTCACCATGGCGCTGATGGCGCTGCAGCTTGTGGCCTCCAACGGCCTCTACCCGCCGGAGGTGCAGCCGCGGTTCATCCAATGGGTGCACGTCGTCGACCCGATGCGTTTTAGCGTCGATATGCTGCGCTACAGCCTCTTCGGTCACAGCCCTGGCCACCAGCGCCTGATGACCGCGATCATGGTGCTCACGCTCTTCGCCCTGGCCGCCTGGGTGATCTCCTCGCTTGGGCTGTGGAAGCACCGCGTGATCATGCGCAAGGACATCCACCCGGAGCTAGAGATCTAG
- a CDS encoding YdhK family protein, translating to MRKYFSIALAASLLAPLAACGSESKPAATQPADHAQHQHPADGGPVPAGMVEAANPTYAVGSNVTLTADHMPGMEGAPATIVGAYDTTAYEVTYTPAGGGEPVRNHKWVVQEEIKDAGSERLADGTAVVLEADHMDGMQGAQATIDSSTTETVYVVDVHADGMEMTNHKWVVESEIQPAN from the coding sequence ATGCGCAAATACTTCTCTATTGCTCTCGCCGCTTCCCTGCTCGCGCCGTTGGCGGCGTGCGGCAGCGAAAGCAAGCCCGCGGCAACCCAGCCCGCGGATCACGCTCAACACCAGCACCCGGCCGACGGCGGGCCCGTTCCCGCCGGGATGGTCGAGGCCGCAAACCCCACGTACGCGGTCGGATCAAACGTGACTCTCACCGCCGACCACATGCCGGGCATGGAGGGCGCGCCGGCAACGATCGTGGGCGCCTACGACACCACGGCCTACGAGGTGACCTACACGCCCGCCGGCGGCGGCGAGCCGGTGCGCAACCACAAGTGGGTGGTGCAGGAAGAGATCAAGGACGCCGGTAGTGAGCGCCTCGCCGACGGCACCGCCGTGGTGCTCGAGGCCGACCACATGGACGGCATGCAGGGCGCGCAAGCCACCATCGACTCCTCCACGACAGAGACGGTCTACGTGGTCGATGTCCACGCCGACGGGATGGAAATGACCAACCACAAGTGGGTCGTCGAAAGTGAGATCCAGCCGGCCAATTAG
- a CDS encoding DoxX family membrane protein, with protein sequence MFNPLKVIPTGIFTKQDETNLGFASAALRIPTGLFVLNSGLGKFQADKGTAEWLRNAASTGLPFVKEMDAENFAKLLASAETGLGVALLLPFVSNRLAGVGLTAFAAGLLSMYFGDDNMTEDDGIRPSQDGLSLAKDSWLAGIGAALTAMPRK encoded by the coding sequence ATGTTTAACCCCCTCAAAGTGATCCCGACCGGCATCTTTACCAAGCAGGACGAGACCAACTTAGGCTTCGCCTCGGCGGCCCTGCGTATCCCGACCGGCCTGTTCGTCCTGAACTCCGGCCTGGGCAAGTTCCAGGCTGACAAGGGCACCGCCGAGTGGCTGCGCAACGCTGCCTCGACCGGCCTGCCGTTTGTCAAGGAGATGGACGCCGAGAACTTCGCCAAGCTCCTCGCCTCCGCTGAGACCGGCCTCGGCGTTGCGCTGCTGCTTCCGTTCGTATCCAACCGCCTCGCTGGCGTAGGCCTGACCGCGTTCGCTGCCGGCTTGCTGTCCATGTACTTCGGCGATGACAACATGACCGAGGACGACGGCATCCGCCCGAGCCAGGACGGCCTGTCGCTGGCTAAGGACTCCTGGCTGGCCGGCATCGGCGCCGCGCTGACCGCGATGCCGAGGAAGTAG
- a CDS encoding DUF3566 domain-containing protein has product MAARKLTVSHINPASAFRVVSLMALAGFVAWMIGAALVYFFLAQTGVVESVNSLIAGVGGEPVVDAALALSTAALFGLVGVVVAAVLAPLAAVIYNAIANLTGGITVTLTNR; this is encoded by the coding sequence ATGGCCGCACGAAAACTGACCGTGTCCCACATCAATCCGGCCTCCGCGTTCCGGGTCGTCTCGCTGATGGCGCTGGCGGGGTTCGTCGCCTGGATGATCGGCGCGGCGCTGGTCTACTTCTTCCTCGCTCAAACGGGAGTGGTCGAATCGGTGAACTCGCTGATCGCGGGCGTCGGCGGCGAGCCCGTCGTGGATGCGGCGCTCGCGCTCTCCACCGCCGCCCTGTTCGGGCTAGTCGGCGTCGTGGTCGCCGCGGTGCTCGCGCCGCTGGCGGCGGTGATCTACAACGCGATCGCCAACCTCACCGGCGGAATCACGGTCACACTGACTAACCGCTAG